The Methylomonas sp. UP202 DNA window AAAAAAATATTGAGCAAAGGCGCTTGGGCGACGGTGCTCTACCGCTATCAGGATTGGGAGCCGGCTAAGAATCAATACAGCGCCGACCGCTTCAGCATCCGCCGCTATCAAAAGCGCAACGGCGAGTATCAGCAAAAATCCAAATTCAATATTTCCAGCGAAAAGCAGGCCTTGGAATTGATCGAAGCCTTGCAAGGCTGGCTGAAACCGTAAGCGGTTTTGCCGCCGGACTGAATCGGTCTGGCGGAAATGACGCCGGCGATTTCTCGCCGGCGGTGCTCCGTGTTTTTAACACGCCTCTTCGTGGCCCGGCGCCGCGCCGTCCGCCTTTCGGCGAAGGTTTAGTGAAAATCCCTCGATTTGGCCGCCAGTTCGCTGATCCAGTCGCTCCAATCTTCCAATTTGCCGGCGATCAAATGCAGCACGCCGTCCTGCTGCTGGACGATGCCGGCCACGCCCAGCAAGCGCGCCTTTAATAAGGGTTTGCGCTGAGCCAGCGCGGTTTTCGGCCAGACGATCAAGTTGACTTGGCCGGTTTCGTCTTCCAGGGTTACGAAGGTCACGCCGGCGGCGGTCATCGGCCGCTGCCGGCAAATCACCAGACCGGCGACCTGGGCGATGCTGCCGTTGCGGCGCTGCCATAGGCTTTGCGCGGTGATGACGCCTTTCGCGCCTAGCTGTTGTCTCAGCAATGCCAGTGGATGCTCGCGCAAGGTCAGGCCAACGCTGGCATAATCGGCGACCGTGTCCTGTACCGGCTGCGGGGTTTTTAGCAAGGGCGTGGCTTCGATGATGCGCGGCACGCCGAACACCGGCAAGGGCGCCTCGATGCCGCCGGCCGCCCAGAAGGCTTGATGACGATTGCCGGCCAGCGCTTTCAACGCGTCGGCGGCGGCCAGGGCTTCCAGATCGCGCTTGTCTAGCTTGGCGCGTTCGGCCAGGTCGGCGACCGACTCGAAAGCGCGTTCCGCGCGGGCTGAGCCTATCCGTGCAACGGCGGCGGCGGACAAACCCTTGACTTGATTGAAGCCCAGTCTTAACGCCGGCGGATTTATTAGTCCGGCTTTATCGTTTATTGGTATGCCGTTCGAGATGCGCTCTTTGGTTGTGTTCATAACAGGCTTGTCGCAACCTGATGTGCTTCGTCCTTCGACAAGCTCAGGGCGAACGGTATTTAACGGCCGGCGGTCGTGTTCCAGCGCGCAGTCCCAAGCGCTATGCCGCACATCGACAGCCCGCACCTCGACGCCGTGGCGGCGGGCGTCCTGTACCAGTTGCGCCGGCGCGTAAAAGCCCATCGGCTGGCTGTTCAGCAAGGCGCAGCAAAATGCCGCCGGATGATGGCACTTCAACCAGGCCGACACGTAGGCCAGCAACGCGAAGCTGGCCGAATGCGATTCCGGAAAGCCGTAATCGCCGAAGCCCTTGATTTGTTGAAAGATGCGCTGGGCGAAGTCGTCGCGGTAGCCGCGTTCGCGCATGCCGGCCAGCAATTTTTGTTCGAAGGGTTCTAGGCCGCCCTTGCGCTTCCAGGCTGCCATCGCCCGGCGCAATTCGTCGGCCTCGCCGGGGGTAAAGCCGGCGGCGACCATCGCGATTTGCATCACCTGTTCCTGAAAAATCGGAATCCCCAGCGTGCGCTCCAGCACCTGCTGAACTTCCGGGCTGGGATAATCGATAGCTTCCAGGCCGTTGCGCCGCGCCAGATAGGGATGGACCATTTCGCCCTGAATCGGGCCGGGGCGGACGATGGCGATTTCGATGACCAAGTCATAGTAATTGGCGGGTTTCAGGCGCGGCAGCATGCTCATCTGCGCCCGCGATTCGACCTGGAACACGCCGATGCTGTCGGCGCATTGCAGCATCGCATACACCGCTGGGTCCTCGGCCGGAATGTCTGCCAGGGTCCAGGCGCGGCCGGTGTATTCGCCGAGATAGTTCAGCGTCTTGCGGATCGCGCTGAGCATGCCCAAGGCCAGCACGTCCACTTTCAGCAAGCCCATCGCTTCCAGATCGTCCTTTTCCCACTGAATCACGGTCCGCTCGGCCATCGCCGCGTTTTCGACCGGCACTAGCCGGGTCAGCTCGTCGCGGGCGATCACGAAGCCGCCGACGTGCTGCGACAAATGCCTTGGAAAACCACGGATTTGCTCGACCAAGGCGCTCAATTGGCGGATCACCGGGCTGGCGGGATCGAAGCCGCAATCGCGCAAGGCTTCCGGCATCAGCTTATAGCCGTCCCAGCGATCGACGTTGCCGGCCAGCCGGTCCAGTTGGCCGGCGTTCAAACCCAACGCCTTGCCGACGTCGCGCACCGCGCTGCGGCTGCGATAGGTAATCACCGTCGCCGCCAGCGCGGCACGGTGGCGGCCGTATTTGCGGTAGATGTATTGAATGACTTCCTCGCGGCGTTCGTGCTCGAAATCGACGTCGATGTCCGGCGGCTCGTTGCGTTCCCGCGATAGAAAACGTTCGAACAGCAGATTCATCCGGCCCGGATCGACTTCGGTAATCCCCAGGCAATAGCAAACTGCCGAATTCGCCGCCGAGCCGCGACCTTGGCAAAGAATGTTTTGGCTTTTGGCAAAGGCGACAATGTCGTGGACGGTCAAAAAGTAGGGCTCGTAGGTCAGATCGGCAATCAAGGCCAACTCGTGCTCGACTTGTTGCCTGACTTTGGCCGGCTCGCCGCCCGGCCAACGTTGCTTCAATCCGGTTTCGGTCAGATGCCTGAGCCACGAGGCTGGCGTGTGGCCGTCCGGCACCAGTTCGCGCGGATATTCGTAGCGCAGTTCGTCCAGCGAGAAGCGGCAGCGGGCGGCGAGTTTGACGGTTTCGTCCAGCCAGGCGTGCGGATAAATCTCGGCCAGTCGTTGCCAGGGCCTGAGATGGCGCTCGCCGTTAGCAAACAAGGCATAGCCCAGCTCGGTCAATGGCCGGTTAAGGCGGATCGCGGTCAAGGTATCCTGCAAGCGTTGCCGGGAACGGCGGTGCATGTGGACGTCGTTGCAGGCGACGATGGGAATATCCAAACCGCCGGCCAAATTTTCGGCGGCGGCGATCCATTCCCGGTCGCGACCGGACAAAAATAGACCGGCGCCTAGCCATAGATCGGTGCCGAACAGACTTTGCAGCCAGCGGCCGTCGGCGGCTGGCGGGTTTGCCAACTCCGGCAGCCAGATCGCCAGACAGCGGGCTGGAAAGTGTTGCTGAAAATCGCTGCGGCTCAGCCGGTAGCTGCCTTTGTCGGCTTGACGGCGGGCGATGCTGATCAGATGCGACAGGTTGCCGTAAGCGATGCGGTCGGCCGCCAATAGCAGCAGTTTCAAACCGTCGTCCAAGCGCATTTCGCTGCCGACGATCAAATCGATGCCGTGCTTTTTGGTCGCCAGATGGGCGCGGACGATGCCGGCCAGCGAACATTCGTCAGTCAAGGCCAGCGCCCGGTAACCCAGGCGGGCAGCTTCGGTGACCAATTCTTCCGGATGCGAGGCGCCGCGCAAAAAACTGAAATTGGACAAACAATGCAGCTCGGCAAAGGCCGGCGCCTCAGCCGAACAGGCCATGACAATACCAGCCGCCGTTCGGCTTCAAGTCTTGAAACACCCACAGTTTGCGGCCGGCGCGGTCGTGGGCGATGCGGTAATCGCGGCGGACCGGCGCGCCGTCCCACCAGCCCGATGCGATGCGTTCGCGGTCCTGCGCGAAATGCAGCTCGGCCGGATTTAGCGGCTTGGGATTGGTCAATAGCCATAGCGGACGCGGCGGCAGTTCGGCTTGCTCGGCTGCCGATTCTAGACCAAGCAAGCCGGCCCGTTCCGGCCTATGCTCGGCGGCGGCGGTCGGATATTGCAAGGCTTGATGGCCCAGCCGGCTTTGCAATTGCTCCAGCGCGCTTTGCCAGTCCTGTTCGCGGATTTCGTCGTCGAACAAACTAAAGCTGCGCGGCTGGAACGGCACGACGGCTTCGCTGAACAATTTGACCGCCAATACCGGCGCCGGCAGCGGCGTGCGTTCCAGTTTTTCCCGCAGCAAGCGGGCGCAATGCAGCGGGTCGCGGCTGGCGTGGCGCAAGCTTAATTCGACCGGCGTGGCCGGACGCCGGTAATGCTGCAAGCGCAGTTCGACGGCCTGGACGGCGGCGTCGCGCCGGCGCAGAAACTCGGCCAGTTGCTCGAGCAATTGTTCGACCGCCGGGAAGAAGTGATCGAGTTTGTCCAGTTCGGCCGGCAGTTCGCGGCCGGCGGTGAAACGCGGCGGGCGGTGGAACTGCTTGGGTAGGCGCGAGTCATGGCCGGCCAGTGCGTCGAGTCGGCCGAGCAGTTCGGGGCCGTAACGCCGAGCCAAGCCATCGCGCGGCAGCCGCCAGACATCGGCCAGGGTTTGCACGCCGGTCCGCGCCAGACGTTGCGACAGCTTGGCGTCGAATCCCGCCGCCGCCAGCGGCAACGGGCCGAGCAGGGAGCGCAGTTTGGCCGGTTGCGCGACGACGACTTCCAGATTCAAACGTGCCAGCATTTCGGCGGCCGCCGGCGACGGCGCCAAGGCCAGATGGGCGCGATGGCCGATGCCGGCCAGGGTTTGGCGCAGTTGTTCGCGTAGTGATTCGGCGCCGCCGAACAAACGCAAGCAGCTCGATACTTCCAGCAGCAGGGCTTGCGGCAGGTCGCGGCTGACCCACGGGCTAAAGTCCAACCCGGCGTCGGCCAGAAGGTCTAGCGCGATGTGCTCCAATTGCGGGTCGCGGTTTTGTATCTGCAAACCGGGGCAGAGCGCCAGCGCGGCGGCGGGCGTCATGCTGGGTTCGACGCCGGCTAGCCGGGCCGCTTGCGAAACCGCGTACAGCGAGGGCCGGCCCTTGACGGTTTCCTGCAGCGCGCAAGCTAGTCTTGAATCCAGGCCGGCGGCAGTCAAGGCCAGATCGGGGAAATAGGCGCACAGCCAGAGTTTGGGTCGATGGGCGGCGGGCGCGACTTCGCTGTGCCGGGGCGGTAAATATCTGGGCGCTAGGGCGCGGGCGGTGGCGGCCATCAGATTGCCAACAGCAAATCCAGTTGGCGCAGACTGCCGCGCGCCTTGGCTATCCGCAGTCGCAAGCCGCCGCTTTCGCGCCGCAAGGCCAGTTGCAATGCGGCGTGGCGGGCTTGCGCGGCGTGACCGACCGCGAACAGCACCGCCAGCGCGTTACCGGCCTCGGCGGCTAATTGTAAGCGGCGGGTTTGGTGCGCGGCCAGCGGCCGTTTGGGCCAGGCCAAGGCCATGCCGCAGCCGCCGCTACGGAGTAGGACTTCCAAGGCCCACGGCAGATCGGCGGCTTCGGGGCAGGTGACGACCAGCAATTGCCCGAGCTCGACGCCGGCTTGCTGCAAGCCCGGTGCGTAAGCTTGGTAGGGCGGCGCCAACCAGACGATACGCTGGCCTTGCCGGCTCAAGGCCGCCATCGCCGGCAGCAGCAACGGCAATTCGCCGATGCCGATATGGGGCAGTTGCCAATGCATCAATGCGCCGTTCGGCCAGCCGCCGCCGGGCAGCAGCGCGTCCAGTTCGGCAAAACCGGTGGCGATGCCGCTGGCCGAGTCGGTTTGCAGGCCGCGCCAGACTTGGTCTTGGCCGCGCAGTAGTTGTTCCAGTGCCGGCTTCATGGCAAGTCGCGGCGGATCACGCCGACGACCACGCCTTCGATGCTCAGCGTGTCGCGTTCCAGATCGACGGTCAGTACCGCGAAGTCGGGGTTGGCCGGCTCCAAAAAGGCTTTATTGCCGTCCAGGCGCAGGCGTTTGACGGTGGCTTCGTCGCCGATGCGGGCGACGACGATTTGGCCGTTGTCGGCAGTCGGCGTCCGCCGCACCGCCAGCAGGTCGCCGTCGAGGATGCCGGCGTCGCGCATGCTCATGCCATGCACCCGCAACAGGTAGTCGGCGCGGTCGCGAAACAGCTCCGGGCCGAGCCGGCAATAGTCTTCGATATGCTCCTCGGCCAGTATCGGTTTACCGGCGGCGACTCTGCCCACCAGCGGCAGGCCGGCTTCGGCGGCAGGTTTTAACAAACGAATGCCGCGCGACGCCGACGGCACCAGTTCGATCGCACCCTTGCGAGCCAAGGCCTGCAAATGGCCGCGTATGCTGTTGGTCGAGCGCACGCCGAACGCGGCGGCGATTTCGGCGATGGTCGGCGGAAAGCCGTCCTCGCCGATCCGGCGCTCGATGAAGTCGAGGATGGTTTGCTGGCGGTCGGTTAATGGTTTCATGCTGTTTTTATATTCACTGCTTTTATAAGCAGTATAGTGGTTTTTTATCAGCGGATTCAAGTCGGCAAATCGGGTTAGGGGCAATCGGGATTGGCCGGTATGCTCGAGCCGAGAGCCGAGTCGCGGCGGGAAAACGTTTCGGTAGATGCGGATTTCCGGGCGTTTACGCCGGCGTTGTCCAGTTGAGCGGCGACTGCCGGCCCGAGGTACCCATGTCGGGCCGGCGACTTTAAAAGCATAGAGTGGTTGGGGAAATCGGCGCTAAAGGCTAAGCTTATGTAAACCGGCAAATCGCGCCCATTTATTTCTCCAACCGTTTTATTGCATGTTTTGTCCGAATAGAAGCCCAAAAAGCCGTACCTTGTTGATGCTGCGCTATTTGGCGATTTTATTGGCTTTGCAAATCGTCGTCGCGTTGGCGCCGTTGCCGGATGGCTGGAAGGGAATCGCCAATTACGCGCCGCTGCATACGCTGTTGGAAACCTTAGCCATCGTCGTGTCGGCGCTGGTGTTCGCGGTCGGCTGGAGCGTTTACCAGCGCGAGCGCTCCGGCAATTTGATGTTGCTGGCGTGTTGTTTTGCCGGTGTCGCGCTGTTGGACGTGCTGCATACCTTGTCGTATCAGGGCATGCCCGATTTTGTGACGCCGAGCGATCCGCAAAAGGCGATCGATTTTTGGCTGGCGGCGCGCGGCTTGGCCGCGCTGGCCTTATGCTCGGTCACCGTTTTACCGAATTGGGACTTACAACGAACCAACGGGCGTTGGTGGATGTTGGCCGGCGTGCTCGCCGCAGTGGCCGGGGCGGCTTGGGTGGTGCTGTTCCACGCCGATTGGGTACCGGAAACCTTCGTGCCCGGCATCGGCCTGACAGGGTTCAAGCGGATCAGCGAATACGGTTTGATAACGGTTTATCTGGCGCTGGCCTTGGGTTTGTACCGGCGCGGTCTGTATCCGCAGAGTTACGACGTGCAGGGCTTGGCCGGCGCGGCCGTGGTGATGGCGCTCAGCGAAATTTTCTTCACGCTGTATGCCGACGTGACCGACATCTTCAACTTATTCGGCCACCTCTATAAAACCGTTGCCTACGGCATGATTTATCGCGCGGTTTTCATGAATTGCGTCGAAATTCCCTACCACCGTCTTTATCAATCCAAGCAGGCCCTGGCGGCCAGCGAAGCCAAGTTCCACGCCATCATCGACGCATCGCCGATTGCATATTTGTTATACGACGGTCGGAACCATATTGCTTACTTGAATCCGGCTTTCGTCGAAACCTTCGGTTACAGCCGAACTGAGTTGCTGGAATGGGAAGATTGGTGGCGGAAGGCGTTTCCGGATGCCGAATACCGGCGGATGGTCCGGAGCGATTGGGAAGAACGCGCCCAGTTGGTTCTGAGTGGCGGTCACGGGTTTCCGTCGATGGAACTGGACGTCGTCTGCAAAAACGGCGCTAAAAAAATCGTGTTAGTCAATTTGGTGGCATTGAGCGCGGATCTGGCCGGGCATCAGGTCGTCATATTGTCCGACATCACCGAACGCGTCCGGGCGCTCGACGTGATCTGGAAACAAGCCCATTTGGACCCGTTGACCGAATTGCCTAACCGCAGTCTGTTTTTGAGCAAATTGGCGCAAGAGTCGGCGGCGGCCGCCAAATCGGGTTTGCGGATGGCCTTGTTGTTTATCGATTTGGACCGGTTTAAGGACGTCAACGACACGCTGGGCCATTTCATGGGCGACATTTTGTTGCGGGAAGCCGCGCGGCGCCTGCGGCAAGCCTTGCCCGAGGCGTTGACGCTGTCCCGCATCGGCGGCGACGAATTTACCGTGATCATTGGCGGTATGAAGGAAAAACCGGAGGTCGAGGCGATTGCCCGGATCGTGTTGCGCGGTCTGGCCGAACCGTTTCGTTTGGGCGACGACACCGTCTATTTGTCGGCCAGTATCGGGATTGCGTTTTATCCGGACGATGCCAGGAAAAGCGACGAGTTGTTGAAAAATGCCGATCAGGCGCTTTACGAAGCCAAAAAGCGCGGCCGGGACCGTTTCAGTTATTTCACCAGCGAATTGCAGCAACGCGCCCAAGTACGCTTGCGCTTATTGAGCGAATTGCACGCGGCCTTGCGCAAAGACCAATTCGAGGTTTACTACCAACCTATCGTCGATATGGCGACGC harbors:
- the imuA gene encoding translesion DNA synthesis-associated protein ImuA; translated protein: MKPALEQLLRGQDQVWRGLQTDSASGIATGFAELDALLPGGGWPNGALMHWQLPHIGIGELPLLLPAMAALSRQGQRIVWLAPPYQAYAPGLQQAGVELGQLLVVTCPEAADLPWALEVLLRSGGCGMALAWPKRPLAAHQTRRLQLAAEAGNALAVLFAVGHAAQARHAALQLALRRESGGLRLRIAKARGSLRQLDLLLAI
- a CDS encoding EAL domain-containing protein, whose protein sequence is MFCPNRSPKSRTLLMLRYLAILLALQIVVALAPLPDGWKGIANYAPLHTLLETLAIVVSALVFAVGWSVYQRERSGNLMLLACCFAGVALLDVLHTLSYQGMPDFVTPSDPQKAIDFWLAARGLAALALCSVTVLPNWDLQRTNGRWWMLAGVLAAVAGAAWVVLFHADWVPETFVPGIGLTGFKRISEYGLITVYLALALGLYRRGLYPQSYDVQGLAGAAVVMALSEIFFTLYADVTDIFNLFGHLYKTVAYGMIYRAVFMNCVEIPYHRLYQSKQALAASEAKFHAIIDASPIAYLLYDGRNHIAYLNPAFVETFGYSRTELLEWEDWWRKAFPDAEYRRMVRSDWEERAQLVLSGGHGFPSMELDVVCKNGAKKIVLVNLVALSADLAGHQVVILSDITERVRALDVIWKQAHLDPLTELPNRSLFLSKLAQESAAAAKSGLRMALLFIDLDRFKDVNDTLGHFMGDILLREAARRLRQALPEALTLSRIGGDEFTVIIGGMKEKPEVEAIARIVLRGLAEPFRLGDDTVYLSASIGIAFYPDDARKSDELLKNADQALYEAKKRGRDRFSYFTSELQQRAQVRLRLLSELHAALRKDQFEVYYQPIVDMATLKIVKAEALLRWRHPALGMVSPAEFIPLAEETGLIVDIGEWVFDAVLQQAAIWRRLYDPEFQVSINKSPVQFLSARYDYKRWPEDLARMGISGAAMVVEITESLLLDANDIVREQLQAFHAAGIQVALDDFGTGYSSLTYLKKFDIDYIKIDQAFVRTLPVNASDMAVCEAIVAMAHKLGILVVAEGIETGEQLALLQKIGCDFGQGYHFAKPMPADGLTAIFEQALGVAVCN
- a CDS encoding error-prone DNA polymerase codes for the protein MACSAEAPAFAELHCLSNFSFLRGASHPEELVTEAARLGYRALALTDECSLAGIVRAHLATKKHGIDLIVGSEMRLDDGLKLLLLAADRIAYGNLSHLISIARRQADKGSYRLSRSDFQQHFPARCLAIWLPELANPPAADGRWLQSLFGTDLWLGAGLFLSGRDREWIAAAENLAGGLDIPIVACNDVHMHRRSRQRLQDTLTAIRLNRPLTELGYALFANGERHLRPWQRLAEIYPHAWLDETVKLAARCRFSLDELRYEYPRELVPDGHTPASWLRHLTETGLKQRWPGGEPAKVRQQVEHELALIADLTYEPYFLTVHDIVAFAKSQNILCQGRGSAANSAVCYCLGITEVDPGRMNLLFERFLSRERNEPPDIDVDFEHERREEVIQYIYRKYGRHRAALAATVITYRSRSAVRDVGKALGLNAGQLDRLAGNVDRWDGYKLMPEALRDCGFDPASPVIRQLSALVEQIRGFPRHLSQHVGGFVIARDELTRLVPVENAAMAERTVIQWEKDDLEAMGLLKVDVLALGMLSAIRKTLNYLGEYTGRAWTLADIPAEDPAVYAMLQCADSIGVFQVESRAQMSMLPRLKPANYYDLVIEIAIVRPGPIQGEMVHPYLARRNGLEAIDYPSPEVQQVLERTLGIPIFQEQVMQIAMVAAGFTPGEADELRRAMAAWKRKGGLEPFEQKLLAGMRERGYRDDFAQRIFQQIKGFGDYGFPESHSASFALLAYVSAWLKCHHPAAFCCALLNSQPMGFYAPAQLVQDARRHGVEVRAVDVRHSAWDCALEHDRRPLNTVRPELVEGRSTSGCDKPVMNTTKERISNGIPINDKAGLINPPALRLGFNQVKGLSAAAVARIGSARAERAFESVADLAERAKLDKRDLEALAAADALKALAGNRHQAFWAAGGIEAPLPVFGVPRIIEATPLLKTPQPVQDTVADYASVGLTLREHPLALLRQQLGAKGVITAQSLWQRRNGSIAQVAGLVICRQRPMTAAGVTFVTLEDETGQVNLIVWPKTALAQRKPLLKARLLGVAGIVQQQDGVLHLIAGKLEDWSDWISELAAKSRDFH
- the lexA gene encoding transcriptional repressor LexA, giving the protein MKPLTDRQQTILDFIERRIGEDGFPPTIAEIAAAFGVRSTNSIRGHLQALARKGAIELVPSASRGIRLLKPAAEAGLPLVGRVAAGKPILAEEHIEDYCRLGPELFRDRADYLLRVHGMSMRDAGILDGDLLAVRRTPTADNGQIVVARIGDEATVKRLRLDGNKAFLEPANPDFAVLTVDLERDTLSIEGVVVGVIRRDLP
- a CDS encoding DNA polymerase Y family protein, which codes for MAATARALAPRYLPPRHSEVAPAAHRPKLWLCAYFPDLALTAAGLDSRLACALQETVKGRPSLYAVSQAARLAGVEPSMTPAAALALCPGLQIQNRDPQLEHIALDLLADAGLDFSPWVSRDLPQALLLEVSSCLRLFGGAESLREQLRQTLAGIGHRAHLALAPSPAAAEMLARLNLEVVVAQPAKLRSLLGPLPLAAAGFDAKLSQRLARTGVQTLADVWRLPRDGLARRYGPELLGRLDALAGHDSRLPKQFHRPPRFTAGRELPAELDKLDHFFPAVEQLLEQLAEFLRRRDAAVQAVELRLQHYRRPATPVELSLRHASRDPLHCARLLREKLERTPLPAPVLAVKLFSEAVVPFQPRSFSLFDDEIREQDWQSALEQLQSRLGHQALQYPTAAAEHRPERAGLLGLESAAEQAELPPRPLWLLTNPKPLNPAELHFAQDRERIASGWWDGAPVRRDYRIAHDRAGRKLWVFQDLKPNGGWYCHGLFG